AGCTTGGGGAGATGTTTTATTGTGGAGCCTGCAAGAAAATGTACCTGGAGATTTTCCGTATACTTCAGGAATATATCCATTTAAACGCACTGGTGAAGACCCTACAAGAATGTTTGCAGGCGAAGGTGGACCAGAACGAACCAATAGACGTTTTCATTATGTGAGTTTAGACATGGATGCAAAACGTTTATCAACTGCTTTTGACTCTGTTACTTTGTATGGTAATGACCCTAACTTACGTCCTGATATTTATGGTAAAATTGGTAATGCTGGTGTTTCTATTTGCTGTTTAGATGATGCTAAAAAATTGTATTCAGGTTTTGAATTAACAAACCCTATGACTTCGGTTTCTATGACTATTAATGGTCCAGCACCAATGTTACTTGGATTTTTCATGAATGCTGCTATTGATCAAGAATGTGAAAAATATATAAAAACAGAAGGCTTAGAAGAGGAGATTGAGAAAAAAATTGAATCAATTTACAATAAGAAAGGCGTTAAAAGACCAAAATATCAAGGTGATCTTCCCAAAGGAAATAACGGATTGGGATTAATGCTTCTTGGGGTTTCTGGTGATGATGTTTTACCCAATGCTATTTATCAAAAAATTAAATTGGAGACTATCGCTAAAGTTCGTGGTACAGTTCAAGCTGATATTTTAAAAGAAGATCAAGCCCAAAATACATGCATTTTTTCGACAGAATTTGCACTGCGTCTTATGGGCGATGTACAAGAGTATTTTATTGAAAATAAAGTTCGGAATTTTTATTCTGTTTCTATATCAGGTTATCATATTGCAGAGGCAGGAGCAAATCCGATTTCTCAATTGGCTTTTACATTATCAAATGGCTTTACCTATGTAGAATACTACTTATCAAGAGGCATGGACATCAATAAGTTTGGTCCCAATTTATCCTTCTTTTTCTCCAACGGAATTGACCCTGAGTACGCTGTAATTGGTCGTGTAGCTCGTAAAATTTGGGCAAAGGCCATGAAGTTAAAATATGGTGCCAATCCTAGAGCACAAATGCTTAAATATCATATTCAAACTTCTGGGCGATCATTACATGCTCAAGAAATTGACTTTAACGATATAAGAACAACCTTGCAAGCTTTGTATGCAATTTATGATAATTGCAACAGCTTACATACAAACGCTTATGACGAAGCCATTACTACACCAACAGAAGAGTCGGTACGTAGGGCCATGGCCATTCAGTTAATTATCAATAAGGAATTAGGTTTAACGAAAAACGAAAATCCAATTCAAGGTGCATTTATTATAGAAGAGCTAACCGATTTGGTTGAAGAAGCAGTCTATGCAGAATTTGATAGAATTACTGACAGAGGTGGTGTTCTGGGAGCTATGGAAACGATGTATCAACGCTCAAAAATTCAAGAAGAAAGTTTGTATTACGAAACTTTAAAACACAATGGAGACTTCCCAATTATTGGAGTTAACACATTTTTAAGCAGCAAAGGCTCACCAACTATCTTACCTCAAGAAGTGATTAGAGCTACTGAAGATGAAAAGAAATATCAAATAGAAGTGGTTGATAATTTAATCGAAGGTAATAGCGAAAAGTCTTCGGAACAACTCAAATTACTGCAAGAAAAGGCAATTAAAAATGGTAATGTTTTTGAGCAATTGATGGAAGCCACTAAAGTTTGTTCTTTAGGCCAGATAACGCATACTCTTTTTGAAGTTGGAGGTGAATATCGTAGAAATATGTAAATAATCGCTCGTATTTCACACTTTAAAAGAGAAAAGGTCACTTACTAAACTATAAGAATAAGTGACCTCTTTGCTTCTAATTTTATTTGTTATTTATAACTTTCTATTTTTTCCAATCGTTCTTTTTCAACAGCAACTTTTAACCAATATAAAAGCAGTAAACACAAAATTGTTAAGCCTGTCATGATATACCAAGTAGTGTCAAAACCTAAATAATCTACAAAATGCATCCCCATATTATGTCCAAAAACATGAGCAATTGAAAATGATATGGTATATAACCCCATATACTCACCTTGTCGCCCTCCTTTAGCTCGTTGCATTACAAATGCATTTGAAAATGGAAAAAGTATCATTTCTCCCACAGTCATTAAAACCATTCCCATTATTATTATTCCAATCCAATGATTTAAATTTAAAATAAAGAGACTTGCTCCCATCAGGGCAGCTCCAAAAATCATCAACCCGACCATATTCAGTTGCTTATCTTCTAGTTTTTTAATCAAAGGCATTTCCAATACAAAAATTAAAAAACCATTAAACCCCATCAATAGACCAATATGGAATTCAGATAATTCATATATATCTTTATAATATAATGGCATGGTAGAAAAGTATTGTAAGAATACAAAACCGAACAATACCATGGCAGCAAAAAAGATAAAGAATATCTTATCATTATACACTGATTTAGGATTTTCTACAATAATATTATCCAAAACTCTTGCTTTTTTTGGACGTAATACCATCACCAATAACATTGCTGCTAATAAACATGTAATACCATCAATCCAAAAAAGTGATTCATAGCCAATTGCTGTAATTATTAAACCACCAATAACTGGTCCTCCAGAAAATCCTAAATTAATAGCTAATCGTACTAAAGTAACGGAACGTGCTTTGTTTTCTGTTTTACTGTAAGCATTTAAAGCCACAAACATGGCTGGCCTAAAGGTATCTGCGACCAACATTACTAAAAATATACCCATACAGATGGTATAAAATGTCGTTAGGTATTGCAAACCAACAAATAGGAAGCCCGTTCCTATTAAACTAAACACCATTACTTTATAATACCCAATTTTATCGGTTAGCTTGCCCCCTATCCATGAACCGACCACAGAGCCCAAACCAAAAGCTGTCATAACCCAGCCTACTTTACTTACTGTAAACCCCATGTGTTTGGTTAAATACAATGACAAAAATGGAATAACCATCGTACCTGCTCTATTCACAAAAGTTATTAAAGCAAGCCACCACACCTCTCTAGACAAACCATTAAAGGTGTCTAGATAGGGTTGGACAATTTTATTATTTAAATAAGTTAGTAGTTTCATTTTTTCTAAAAACAAAAAACCCGGCAAATTGCCGGGTTTTTATAATATGATTTTTTATACCGATCAATTTATAACATACCCAAGCTTGTTCGTTCTTGAACAAATAAACTTGACATATTTTAAAGTGGTATACATTATTCTTTGTTTATGATAGTTCAAAGCTACAAAATATTTTTTTAATCATTATATTTACCTCAAATTTGAGTTTTTATGCAAAGATTTATTGTATTCGTTCTTTTAGTAATTTCATCTATAGCCTGCTCACAAAAAAAGGTGATTTTCGATGATTATATTGCTTCCATAAAAGGGTATCAAAATGAATTAAACATGGAATTTTCTGACCCAATAGAATCTCCATTAACGCAAGAAGATAGAGTGAAATTTGAGAGCTTAGACTTTTACCCAATTGATTCAACTTACAAGGTTACAGCCACTTTTGAACTGGATAAAAATCCAAAGACGTTTTCAATGCCTACCACTACAGATAGATTACCTATTTATAAAACCTATGGAGTAGCAAAATTCAATTTAAATGGTAAAAAATTAACGTTGCAAATTTATCAAAATCAAGATTTAATTCTACAACCAAAATATAAGAATCATTTATTCATTCCCTTTCGGGATAAAACGAACGGAGAAGAAACCTATGGAGGTGGACGCTTTTTAGACCTAGAAATTCCAGAAGGAACTACTATTGTCATTGATTTTAATAAAGCGTACAATCCTTATTGTGCCTATAACGGAAAGTACTCCTGCCCTATTCCGCCAAAAGAAAATGATTTAGAAGTTGCTATAAAAGCTGGTGTAAAAAATTATAAAAATGGACATTAAACAAGATATCTTAGAAAGTTATAACCGAATCTTTCCATATATACATAAAACTCCTGTAATTACCTCAAAGACCATTGATAAAATGGCAGGGGCTAATTTGTATTTTAAATGTGAGAATTTTCAAAAAATGGGTGCTTTTAAAATGCGAGGTGCAACCAATGCTATTTTACAATTAACAGCTGAACAAAAACAAAAAGGTATAGTTACACATTCGTCCGGTAACTTTGCACAAGCCTTAGCATTAGCTGCAAAAAACTTAGGGGTAAAAGCGTATATCGTTATGCCTAGCAATGCTCCAGAAGTTAAAAAAAGTGCCGTTAGAGGTTATGGTGGTGAAATTACTGAATGTGAACCTACGCTGGAAGCTAGAGAAACCACTGCAACTAAAATTCAACAAGAAAAAGGGGCCACTTTTATCCATCCCTTTAATGATTTCAATGTCATACTTGGCAATGCTTCCGCAGGAAAAGAATTACTTGAAAAACATACTGATCTAGATTTAATAATTGCCCCAGTAGGTGGAGGCGGTTTGATTTCAGGAACCGCTTTAAGTGCAATTGCCTTTGGCAACAACTGTAAAGTTATTGGAGCAGAACCTTTTGCTGTTGATGATGCTTATAGATCTATGGAAAGCGGAAAGATAGAACAGAATACCGCTACTGATACCATTGCTGATGGACTAAAAACCTCATTGGGTGATATCACATTCAACTTAATTAACAACCACGTTGAAAAAATAATTCGTGTTTCGGAAGAAGAAATTGTATCTGCGATGCGGCTTATTTGGGAACGCATGAAGATTATTGTGGAACCTTCAAGTGCTGTGGCTTTAGCTGCAGTTCTCAATTCAAAAGCTGAATTTACAAATAAAAAAGTTGGTGTAATTCTCTCTGGTGGCAATGTTGATTTAAAGAAATTACCTTTTAAATAATTATAAGAGCTATTTCATTTTCATCATAGCCTCCAAGTAATTATTGGTGTTCAAATATTCTTTTTTTATAGCCTTTAAATGGTTCAATATGGCTATCCTATCAGGATAATTAGAGTTCAAACAATCTTTCATATCAGCATCATATACGAAAAGAGCAAGATACCAATTTCCTTGACGTTTTACTTGAGGATCATTAAAAACGGGACTAATACCTTTATTTTCCAATGCCGCATTTGCAAAAAACGGTATGAGATTAATTGATTTATCAGAAATTTCAGTTTCATAAAAAGAAAGAAAAAATTCTTCTCCGTCAACATTTATCGGCACATTATATTCAACAGTTTGATGATTTAATGAATACTTAGTATTGATAAAATTATAAAACTCATTGGCCTCTTTGGGATCTTCAAAAACAAATGCATTATCCTTTGGCAATTGTCGTTTAAATTTTTTACC
The nucleotide sequence above comes from Aureibaculum algae. Encoded proteins:
- a CDS encoding pyridoxal-phosphate dependent enzyme; translation: MDIKQDILESYNRIFPYIHKTPVITSKTIDKMAGANLYFKCENFQKMGAFKMRGATNAILQLTAEQKQKGIVTHSSGNFAQALALAAKNLGVKAYIVMPSNAPEVKKSAVRGYGGEITECEPTLEARETTATKIQQEKGATFIHPFNDFNVILGNASAGKELLEKHTDLDLIIAPVGGGGLISGTALSAIAFGNNCKVIGAEPFAVDDAYRSMESGKIEQNTATDTIADGLKTSLGDITFNLINNHVEKIIRVSEEEIVSAMRLIWERMKIIVEPSSAVALAAVLNSKAEFTNKKVGVILSGGNVDLKKLPFK
- a CDS encoding DUF1684 domain-containing protein — its product is MQRFIVFVLLVISSIACSQKKVIFDDYIASIKGYQNELNMEFSDPIESPLTQEDRVKFESLDFYPIDSTYKVTATFELDKNPKTFSMPTTTDRLPIYKTYGVAKFNLNGKKLTLQIYQNQDLILQPKYKNHLFIPFRDKTNGEETYGGGRFLDLEIPEGTTIVIDFNKAYNPYCAYNGKYSCPIPPKENDLEVAIKAGVKNYKNGH
- a CDS encoding MDR family MFS transporter, producing the protein MKLLTYLNNKIVQPYLDTFNGLSREVWWLALITFVNRAGTMVIPFLSLYLTKHMGFTVSKVGWVMTAFGLGSVVGSWIGGKLTDKIGYYKVMVFSLIGTGFLFVGLQYLTTFYTICMGIFLVMLVADTFRPAMFVALNAYSKTENKARSVTLVRLAINLGFSGGPVIGGLIITAIGYESLFWIDGITCLLAAMLLVMVLRPKKARVLDNIIVENPKSVYNDKIFFIFFAAMVLFGFVFLQYFSTMPLYYKDIYELSEFHIGLLMGFNGFLIFVLEMPLIKKLEDKQLNMVGLMIFGAALMGASLFILNLNHWIGIIIMGMVLMTVGEMILFPFSNAFVMQRAKGGRQGEYMGLYTISFSIAHVFGHNMGMHFVDYLGFDTTWYIMTGLTILCLLLLYWLKVAVEKERLEKIESYK